The Hymenobacter baengnokdamensis genome includes a region encoding these proteins:
- a CDS encoding metallophosphoesterase: MTLLLRLFCCLCLLATLPLTVHAQLEELGEAGESEFNPVNPKPNYRRTAVGWEKHLPPDSSRIRYSVFLIGDVGNPILADKGGEPSLNFMRKQMLQAGTKSAVVFLGDNVYNQGMPPEGAYDRKTAENRLNAQLDILKGYKGEKYMVPGNHDWIQGYKGGLAQVNREQAYAEHYLAKDSVAFSYTGDFLVPRDGCPGPYEIRLRDDLVMIAINSQWFITDQANRPFGSACGANTEDDVYAQLEEVIKRNQDKHILIVTHHPLFSDGIHGGYFTLADHLFPLSIVQKYAFLPLPVIGSVYPLARKYGGIAQDLAYPAYQDYKKNLLDLFGKYPNIIYANGHEHNLQYYDEEKTKSHFITSGSGCKTQHVKPGKGGEALFSDKEKGFARLNYYDDGQVWVEYLIPSDKDKGQTARLAYRQQVYAELGRGRAATAAAGPGGKVSKKNKPDSGAAPGTQAPGGATATRAGNQSNDDFESAAAKAADKPTGAPVVTSAMKRPNFKDSVVTVAVNPSYNQHGRLHNWLLGEHYRKEWATPVAFPVLDIQTAEGGLIPYKTGGGKQTASLKVRNEAGYYYTVRGIDKDPAAVLPENFRTGLAKAVLQDQISAQHPYASFVLPPLATAAGILHTNPRYVYIPNDPALGQYRQKFANTPAALEEDAKGSQDTDASLDYAKKLVSTDKMLENLLADNDNQVDEPAFARSRLFDMWIGDWDRHEDQWRWAQRKTKDGDKIYTAVPEDRDIAFFKGDGVLPSLISKKFAVRNFQNFGYDYGDYKGLNQTGLSNDRLYLSGVSREEWVKQANIMKAQLTDEIIEKAFRDKWPAQIYAEHGAEIVAKLKSRRDLLPDVAAKYADVMAQRVEVRGSQKREKFTVTRLPDHKTHVVMQKISKKGQLTKVLYDRTFDRTTDEIRLYGISGQDVYDLSGDQRQGHKIRIIAGTGRDTIIDNSRVAGMRHRTQIYDADTGNVIVNKRGEARLRLEPGVEVSRYDHPHRFDLKDYRLNYTGPALFFGYNIDDGVLLGGGVTHRRYGFRREPFSSEQTLTANFAPARQAYNLRYSGQFTSVFGGKTDLHIASQFYGPQLLYNFFGIGNNTQNYAVEGKDQATNRTVNSAYRVRFDRFYIAPTLERKLFTFGKIGFGPQYERFRVESDQIGTVIRDSIGTGLENRHFGIRNSDFQANSYLGGLVYIDFGAQSSPKDPRIGIQWHNEAQYNWQLNGEQLTYGRLSSELKAYITPNFPFRITYAGRVGVQHNLGDYRFYQANTLGGTTNLRGYRRTRYAGRSSLYGNFEARLHLFKFNAYLFPGTFGIMGLADAGRVYSAQDTRQGLQAFHTGFGGGAFVNILDQAVVNVTYSVGEERLLYVGFDFLF, from the coding sequence ATGACACTACTTCTCCGCCTTTTCTGCTGCCTGTGCCTACTAGCTACTCTTCCGCTCACCGTGCATGCGCAGCTCGAAGAGCTGGGCGAAGCCGGCGAGTCCGAGTTCAACCCGGTAAACCCCAAGCCCAATTACCGCCGCACGGCCGTAGGCTGGGAAAAGCACCTGCCTCCCGATTCGAGCCGCATTCGCTATTCAGTATTTTTGATTGGCGACGTAGGCAATCCCATTCTGGCCGACAAGGGCGGCGAGCCATCGCTGAACTTCATGCGCAAGCAGATGCTGCAGGCCGGCACTAAGAGCGCGGTCGTGTTTCTGGGCGATAACGTGTACAACCAGGGTATGCCGCCCGAGGGCGCCTACGACCGCAAAACGGCCGAAAACCGGCTCAATGCCCAGCTCGATATTCTGAAAGGCTACAAGGGAGAAAAATACATGGTGCCCGGCAACCACGACTGGATTCAGGGCTACAAGGGCGGGCTGGCCCAGGTAAACCGCGAGCAGGCCTACGCCGAGCACTACCTGGCCAAAGATTCAGTGGCTTTTTCCTATACCGGCGATTTTCTGGTGCCGCGCGATGGCTGCCCCGGCCCTTACGAAATCAGGCTGCGCGACGACCTGGTGATGATTGCCATCAACTCGCAATGGTTTATTACCGACCAGGCCAACCGGCCCTTCGGCAGTGCCTGCGGGGCCAACACGGAAGACGATGTATATGCGCAGCTCGAAGAGGTGATTAAGCGCAACCAGGACAAGCATATCCTGATTGTGACGCACCACCCGCTGTTTTCGGATGGCATTCACGGCGGCTACTTTACGCTGGCCGACCACCTGTTTCCGCTCAGCATTGTGCAGAAATATGCGTTTCTACCGCTGCCGGTTATCGGGTCGGTGTACCCGCTGGCCCGCAAGTATGGCGGCATTGCCCAGGATTTGGCGTATCCGGCCTACCAGGACTACAAGAAGAACCTGCTCGACCTGTTTGGCAAATATCCGAATATTATCTATGCCAACGGCCACGAGCACAACCTCCAGTATTACGACGAGGAGAAAACCAAGTCGCACTTCATCACCAGCGGCTCAGGCTGCAAAACGCAGCACGTAAAGCCTGGCAAGGGTGGTGAGGCGCTGTTTTCGGACAAGGAAAAGGGCTTTGCCCGGCTCAATTACTACGACGACGGCCAGGTGTGGGTCGAATACCTCATTCCCAGCGATAAAGACAAAGGCCAGACGGCCCGGCTTGCGTACCGCCAGCAGGTATATGCCGAGTTGGGCCGGGGCCGGGCCGCTACGGCCGCGGCAGGCCCCGGCGGCAAAGTGAGCAAGAAGAATAAGCCCGACTCGGGGGCGGCTCCCGGCACGCAGGCGCCGGGCGGTGCCACCGCCACCCGCGCCGGCAACCAGAGCAACGACGACTTTGAGTCGGCCGCCGCCAAGGCGGCCGACAAGCCTACAGGGGCACCCGTCGTAACCTCGGCCATGAAGCGGCCCAACTTCAAAGACAGCGTAGTAACGGTAGCCGTGAACCCGAGCTACAACCAGCACGGCCGCCTGCACAACTGGCTGCTGGGCGAGCACTACCGCAAGGAGTGGGCTACGCCGGTTGCCTTTCCGGTGCTAGATATCCAAACCGCGGAAGGCGGGCTTATTCCGTACAAAACGGGGGGCGGCAAGCAGACGGCCTCACTGAAAGTGCGCAACGAGGCCGGCTACTACTACACAGTGCGGGGCATCGATAAAGACCCCGCCGCCGTGCTGCCCGAGAATTTCCGCACCGGCCTGGCCAAAGCGGTGTTGCAGGACCAGATATCGGCCCAGCATCCCTACGCCTCGTTTGTGCTGCCGCCCCTGGCTACCGCAGCCGGCATTCTGCATACGAACCCGCGCTACGTCTATATTCCGAATGACCCGGCGCTGGGCCAGTACCGGCAGAAGTTTGCCAACACACCCGCCGCACTGGAAGAAGACGCCAAAGGCAGCCAGGATACCGACGCCTCGCTCGACTACGCCAAGAAGCTCGTGAGCACCGATAAGATGCTCGAAAACCTGCTGGCCGACAACGACAACCAGGTCGACGAGCCGGCCTTTGCGCGCTCGCGCCTCTTCGATATGTGGATTGGCGACTGGGACCGCCACGAAGACCAGTGGCGCTGGGCCCAGCGCAAAACCAAGGACGGCGACAAGATTTATACGGCCGTGCCCGAAGACCGCGACATTGCCTTTTTTAAAGGTGATGGAGTGCTGCCTTCGCTTATTTCGAAAAAATTTGCGGTGCGCAACTTTCAGAATTTCGGCTACGATTACGGCGACTACAAGGGCCTGAACCAAACCGGCCTCAGCAACGACCGGCTATACCTGAGCGGCGTGAGCCGCGAAGAATGGGTGAAGCAGGCCAACATTATGAAAGCCCAGCTCACCGACGAAATCATCGAAAAAGCCTTCCGCGATAAGTGGCCGGCCCAGATTTATGCCGAGCACGGCGCCGAGATTGTGGCCAAGCTCAAGAGCCGCCGCGACCTGCTGCCCGACGTGGCCGCCAAGTACGCCGACGTGATGGCCCAGCGCGTGGAGGTACGCGGCTCACAGAAGCGGGAGAAATTTACGGTGACGCGCCTGCCCGACCATAAGACGCACGTAGTAATGCAGAAAATCAGTAAGAAGGGCCAGCTGACTAAGGTTCTCTACGACCGCACCTTCGACCGTACTACCGACGAGATTCGCCTGTACGGTATCAGCGGCCAGGACGTGTATGACCTGAGCGGCGACCAGCGCCAGGGCCATAAGATTCGCATCATTGCTGGCACGGGCCGTGACACTATCATCGACAACTCGCGGGTAGCCGGTATGCGGCATCGCACCCAGATTTACGACGCCGACACCGGCAACGTGATTGTGAACAAGCGCGGCGAGGCTCGCCTGCGCCTGGAGCCAGGCGTAGAAGTGAGCCGCTACGACCACCCGCACCGCTTCGACCTGAAAGACTACCGCCTCAACTACACCGGCCCGGCCCTGTTTTTTGGGTATAATATCGACGATGGCGTGCTGCTGGGCGGCGGGGTTACGCACCGGCGCTACGGCTTCCGGCGCGAGCCCTTCAGCTCGGAGCAAACCCTGACGGCCAACTTCGCCCCGGCCCGCCAGGCTTATAACCTGCGCTACAGCGGGCAGTTTACAAGCGTATTCGGCGGTAAAACCGACTTGCACATTGCTTCGCAGTTTTACGGACCGCAGCTGCTTTATAATTTCTTCGGCATCGGCAACAACACCCAGAATTATGCGGTGGAAGGCAAAGACCAGGCTACTAACCGCACGGTCAATAGTGCTTACCGGGTGCGCTTCGACCGCTTCTACATTGCCCCCACCCTTGAGCGTAAGCTGTTTACCTTCGGCAAAATTGGTTTTGGGCCGCAGTACGAGCGTTTCCGGGTGGAAAGCGACCAGATTGGAACAGTTATCAGAGACAGCATCGGGACGGGCCTCGAAAACCGACACTTCGGCATCCGCAACTCCGACTTTCAGGCAAACTCTTACCTGGGCGGCCTGGTGTACATCGACTTCGGGGCACAGTCGTCGCCCAAAGACCCGCGCATTGGTATTCAGTGGCACAACGAGGCGCAGTACAACTGGCAGCTCAACGGCGAGCAGCTGACTTACGGGCGGCTTTCCTCTGAGCTGAAGGCATATATCACGCCCAACTTCCCGTTTCGCATTACCTACGCCGGCCGCGTAGGCGTGCAGCACAACCTTGGCGACTACCGCTTTTACCAGGCTAATACGCTGGGCGGCACCACTAACCTGCGCGGCTATCGCCGCACCCGCTACGCCGGCCGCAGCAGCCTCTACGGCAACTTCGAGGCGCGCCTGCACCTGTTCAAGTTCAACGCCTACCTCTTCCCCGGCACCTTCGGCATCATGGGCCTGGCCGATGCCGGCCGCGTGTACTCGGCCCAGGATACGCGCCAGGGCCTGCAAGCCTTCCACACGGGCTTCGGCGGGGGCGCGTTCGTCAACATCCTCGACCAGGCAGTGGTCAACGTGACGTACTCGGTGGGCGAGGAGCGGCTGCTGTATGTAGGGTTCGACTTTTTGTTTTAG